A single region of the Plantactinospora soyae genome encodes:
- a CDS encoding carbohydrate deacetylase, with the protein MSIQLIVQADDYGMCASVTDGILAAHLSGSVTQASIMVPAPDARRAMWLAGRQGLPLGVHLVLACEWEYWRYYPLTAASSLRVDDGAFPPGIAELRQQADPAEVVAELEAQVAAVRLAGIEPTHVESHVRVYDPTVLARLAARWGVWCRDELSPPVDPPLTTLWHLSTRPPSSKLADLLAHVRSLPDGLHMIVAHPAVDGPELQTLCRPDSRRWRWAREVRVTDLMALTDRAFATTCAEQGVELVSLATLRVP; encoded by the coding sequence GTGTCGATCCAACTCATCGTGCAGGCCGACGACTACGGCATGTGCGCATCGGTCACCGACGGCATCCTGGCCGCCCACCTGTCGGGGAGTGTGACCCAGGCTTCGATCATGGTGCCGGCCCCGGACGCCCGCCGGGCGATGTGGTTGGCCGGCCGGCAGGGCCTGCCGCTCGGCGTCCACCTCGTACTGGCCTGCGAGTGGGAGTACTGGCGCTACTACCCGTTGACGGCGGCGAGCAGCCTGCGGGTGGACGATGGCGCGTTTCCGCCCGGGATCGCGGAGCTGCGGCAGCAGGCCGACCCGGCGGAGGTCGTGGCCGAGTTGGAGGCACAGGTCGCCGCGGTCCGGCTCGCCGGAATCGAACCGACGCATGTCGAGTCCCATGTGCGCGTCTACGACCCGACGGTGCTGGCCCGGCTGGCCGCGCGGTGGGGCGTGTGGTGCCGTGACGAGCTGTCCCCACCGGTCGATCCGCCGCTGACCACCCTCTGGCACCTGTCCACCCGTCCGCCGTCGTCCAAGCTGGCCGACCTGCTGGCCCATGTCCGGTCCCTGCCGGACGGGCTGCACATGATCGTGGCGCATCCGGCGGTGGACGGTCCCGAGCTGCAGACCTTGTGCCGGCCGGATTCACGCCGATGGCGCTGGGCCCGCGAGGTCCGGGTGACCGATCTGATGGCTCTGACCGATCGGGCTTTCGCGACCACCTGCGCCGAGCAGGGCGTCGAGCTGGTCAGCCTGGCCACGCTGCGGGTTCCGTAA
- a CDS encoding phytanoyl-CoA dioxygenase family protein, translated as MGPLLESTLDDHLRERLRRDGYVYLPGLRTDEETGPLLADLRRVLADAGWLADPVEWRVAAEAGLTANSFWTVYPAVQALESLHRFAHGTRVRQVARAILGGEVFCHPAKVARLTPPTTVDRAYSTDAHQDFVKLHVEPDVLTVWTALTPCSPDRQGLRVLAGSHRRGFLAVEPELGRSLPVYLPVAADDPRWLTADFAVGDVVVFHSLTVHGGGPNRTSELRLSTDVRYQRRDAPMRPEHAQPHGWPETPGWESLTAGWRDRSWVTAPPDVVLRPMPVGVSYAEYLAELSVPRSRLLGR; from the coding sequence ATGGGACCGTTGCTCGAATCCACGTTGGACGACCACCTGCGGGAAAGACTCCGCCGGGATGGTTACGTGTACCTGCCCGGCCTGCGTACGGACGAGGAGACGGGTCCGCTCCTGGCCGACCTCCGGCGCGTACTGGCCGACGCCGGTTGGCTGGCCGATCCCGTCGAATGGCGGGTCGCTGCCGAGGCCGGGCTGACCGCCAACTCGTTCTGGACCGTCTACCCGGCCGTGCAGGCGCTGGAGAGCCTGCACCGGTTCGCCCACGGGACCCGGGTACGGCAGGTGGCCCGGGCGATTCTGGGCGGTGAGGTGTTCTGCCATCCGGCGAAGGTCGCCCGGCTGACCCCGCCGACCACCGTCGACCGGGCGTACAGTACCGATGCTCATCAGGACTTCGTGAAGCTGCATGTCGAGCCGGACGTGCTGACGGTCTGGACGGCCCTGACCCCGTGCTCGCCGGACCGTCAGGGCCTGCGGGTGCTGGCCGGCTCACACCGGCGCGGCTTCCTCGCGGTGGAACCGGAGCTGGGCCGGTCCCTGCCGGTCTACCTTCCGGTGGCGGCCGACGATCCACGGTGGTTGACCGCCGACTTCGCGGTCGGTGACGTGGTGGTGTTCCACAGCCTGACCGTCCACGGTGGCGGACCCAACCGGACGAGTGAACTCCGGTTGTCGACCGACGTCCGTTACCAGCGCCGGGACGCGCCGATGCGCCCCGAGCACGCTCAGCCGCACGGCTGGCCCGAGACACCCGGGTGGGAGAGCCTGACCGCAGGGTGGCGGGACCGGTCGTGGGTGACCGCGCCGCCAGACGTCGTACTGCGTCCGATGCCGGTCGGGGTGTCGTACGCGGAGTACCTGGCTGAGCTGTCCGTTCCGCGTTCTCGATTGCTCGGTCGATGA
- a CDS encoding class I SAM-dependent methyltransferase, whose translation MTGPTRPVVAARLGWEDEYRRGRWGYLADAVESARYAAIAAHIGPTALVLDVGCGASVLYDVLGGPRRPGAYLGVDWSLAALRSGGWGPGHGVVCGDVNDPPVRGRSDVIVLSEVLYYLDRPMDVVDRLHASLTDHGVLLITLYRPTVDRHPEWARYIDALAAGLLVRFPDMPPAEVVRTGRRTWTLHALPAPGSG comes from the coding sequence ATGACGGGACCGACGCGTCCGGTCGTGGCGGCCCGACTCGGCTGGGAGGACGAGTACCGTCGAGGGCGCTGGGGCTACCTGGCCGACGCGGTCGAATCGGCCCGGTACGCGGCGATCGCGGCCCACATCGGGCCGACCGCCCTGGTGCTCGACGTCGGCTGCGGCGCCTCCGTTCTCTATGACGTGCTCGGCGGGCCGCGGCGTCCCGGCGCCTACCTGGGCGTCGACTGGTCGCTGGCCGCGCTGCGGTCGGGCGGCTGGGGCCCCGGTCACGGGGTCGTCTGCGGTGACGTCAACGACCCGCCGGTCCGCGGTCGCTCCGACGTGATCGTGCTGAGCGAGGTCCTCTACTACCTCGACCGGCCGATGGACGTGGTCGACCGGCTGCACGCATCCCTGACCGACCACGGCGTCCTGCTGATCACGCTGTACCGACCGACGGTCGACCGGCATCCCGAGTGGGCGCGGTACATCGACGCGTTGGCTGCGGGGCTGCTCGTCCGGTTCCCGGACATGCCTCCGGCCGAGGTTGTCCGGACCGGCCGGCGGACGTGGACTCTCCATGCGCTACCCGCCCCAGGCTCCGGCTGA
- a CDS encoding AfsR/SARP family transcriptional regulator gives MSTTTAMISVRCLGPFTATLGKREIGPWRAGKARGLFQFLLVNRGRPVPRDKLHDVLWPQAPWSPGSSSLKVAVHGVRQILAGTGADSASTAEIRFDDRGYRFQADDIWVDVEEFESAMDLAAVRAAGGDRDGALRLYRRAAELHQGDFLEGEAADWVVEHRGWIQAKALRGLTSLRDDAHARSDLAEVILWCRRILRIDPYHEATYRMLMLTHGQLGELGQVRSWHAICVRRLREDLAVEPQPETDLVLRRFLGARRRGAPAEIQPLGNWRHRVRVPAC, from the coding sequence ATGTCTACCACCACGGCGATGATCTCCGTCCGTTGTCTCGGTCCGTTCACGGCGACCCTCGGGAAGAGGGAGATCGGGCCCTGGCGTGCCGGCAAGGCACGCGGGCTGTTCCAGTTCCTGTTGGTCAACCGGGGCCGGCCGGTGCCGCGGGACAAGCTGCACGATGTCCTCTGGCCTCAGGCGCCGTGGTCACCCGGCTCGAGCTCGCTCAAGGTCGCGGTCCACGGCGTCCGGCAGATCCTGGCCGGTACGGGCGCCGACTCGGCATCGACCGCCGAGATTCGTTTCGACGACCGTGGCTATCGGTTCCAGGCGGACGACATCTGGGTCGACGTCGAGGAGTTCGAGTCTGCGATGGACCTGGCCGCGGTCCGGGCCGCGGGCGGTGACCGCGACGGCGCACTACGGCTCTACCGGCGCGCAGCCGAACTGCACCAGGGCGACTTCCTGGAGGGTGAGGCCGCGGACTGGGTGGTCGAGCATCGCGGCTGGATCCAGGCGAAGGCGTTGCGGGGGCTGACCAGTCTCCGCGACGACGCGCACGCTCGGTCTGACCTGGCCGAGGTCATCCTCTGGTGCCGGCGGATCCTGCGCATCGATCCCTACCACGAGGCCACCTACCGGATGCTCATGCTGACCCATGGCCAACTCGGCGAGCTGGGTCAGGTCCGCAGTTGGCATGCCATCTGCGTGCGGCGGTTGCGCGAGGACCTGGCGGTCGAGCCACAACCCGAGACCGACCTCGTGCTCCGGCGGTTCCTGGGAGCCCGCCGTCGCGGCGCCCCAGCCGAAATCCAGCCGCTGGGGAACTGGAGGCACCGTGTCCGGGTCCCAGCTTGTTGA
- a CDS encoding sensor histidine kinase → MLDQAATQPPDQVHLADAARTRILESLLTALERTRNPIVVDARARVTLLTQASHVLDDVVEVANSSNAFLKQTPVDWQETVEVDSARPTQGIHPSASLQAATLLFEAALPVILDELCPADAPSTTGAAIGVALNQAIMRRVAVAAVPYVSFLLKNLRSSHQHERQRVARELHDRAAHGIGIALQSLELSRRYADDPERSASRFANAEEALREAVGIIRSLSAQLRQTVGDATLAEAVRSYLTSTVPGSVRHEVTSAGDITTLPAEIGEELYLIAREAIRNAVLHADMTELRAHVAVDAGAVTITVVDNGRGFDPQRTLTDPASGGLLSMSERAGLLGGVVDVSSDGHLGTSVTITVPTAQAWM, encoded by the coding sequence ATGCTGGATCAAGCGGCGACACAGCCACCGGATCAGGTCCACCTAGCCGATGCGGCTCGTACCAGAATTCTCGAGAGCCTGCTGACCGCACTCGAGCGGACCCGGAATCCGATCGTCGTCGACGCGCGAGCGCGGGTCACGCTGTTGACCCAGGCATCGCACGTTCTCGACGACGTGGTCGAGGTGGCCAATTCCTCGAACGCCTTCCTGAAACAGACACCGGTGGACTGGCAGGAGACGGTCGAGGTCGATTCGGCCCGGCCGACCCAGGGCATCCACCCCAGCGCCTCGTTGCAGGCCGCCACCCTGCTGTTCGAAGCGGCCCTTCCGGTGATCCTGGACGAGCTCTGCCCGGCCGATGCCCCCAGTACGACCGGAGCCGCGATCGGCGTCGCCCTGAACCAGGCCATCATGCGCCGGGTCGCCGTGGCCGCCGTCCCGTACGTCAGCTTCCTTCTCAAGAACCTGCGCAGCTCCCATCAGCACGAGCGGCAGCGGGTCGCCCGCGAGTTGCACGACCGGGCTGCCCACGGCATCGGAATCGCGCTACAGAGCCTGGAACTGTCCCGACGCTACGCCGACGATCCGGAGCGCTCGGCGAGCCGGTTCGCCAACGCCGAGGAGGCACTGCGGGAAGCGGTCGGCATCATCCGCTCCCTCTCGGCCCAGCTACGCCAGACGGTCGGTGACGCCACCCTCGCCGAGGCTGTCCGCAGTTATCTGACCAGTACCGTCCCCGGTTCGGTCCGGCACGAGGTGACCTCGGCCGGTGACATCACCACGCTGCCGGCCGAAATCGGCGAGGAGCTCTACCTCATCGCGCGGGAGGCGATCCGCAACGCGGTACTGCACGCCGACATGACCGAGCTTCGCGCCCATGTCGCGGTCGACGCGGGCGCGGTGACGATCACCGTGGTCGACAACGGTCGCGGATTCGATCCACAGCGGACGCTGACCGACCCGGCCAGTGGCGGTCTCCTGTCGATGAGCGAACGGGCCGGGCTGCTCGGCGGTGTCGTCGACGTCAGCAGCGACGGCCATCTCGGCACGTCGGTGACCATCACCGTTCCGACCGCACAGGCATGGATGTGA
- a CDS encoding S66 peptidase family protein — MTRAMILPPGLRPGDAVGLISPSGPVRTPARLARAADALADLGLRPVIGEIGATGRTGAGPAERAGELNAFLGDADIRAVIATIGGHTSSELLPLLDYDALLADPKVIIGYSDITAILLGVYARTGLVTFHGPTALAELGEYPRPLSGTSAGLVAAVRCGDPVGELRPAREWTEEFLAWDRDDHRPRVTRTSDGWAYRGSRVVTGRLIGGNLDTMAALLGTPYFPDLAGAVLFWETLTTDLGEIDRLLHQLVRSGVLDDVVGLLVGRTFRGNPGLEADVRRLVAERFADPDIPVVTGMDIGHTDPMLTLPIGVRARIDPGAQQVEILDAAIR; from the coding sequence ATGACTCGAGCCATGATACTTCCACCCGGACTCCGCCCCGGTGACGCGGTAGGGCTGATCAGCCCGTCCGGCCCGGTCCGTACGCCGGCTCGGCTCGCCCGGGCGGCCGACGCGCTGGCCGACCTCGGACTACGCCCCGTTATCGGGGAGATCGGCGCGACCGGCCGGACCGGGGCCGGCCCGGCCGAGCGAGCCGGTGAACTCAACGCGTTTCTCGGCGACGCCGATATCAGGGCGGTGATCGCCACCATCGGTGGCCACACAAGCAGCGAACTGCTACCCCTGCTCGACTATGACGCGCTGCTGGCCGATCCGAAGGTCATCATCGGCTACAGCGACATCACCGCCATCCTGCTCGGCGTCTATGCCCGGACCGGTCTGGTGACATTTCACGGCCCGACCGCACTGGCCGAGCTGGGCGAGTATCCACGGCCGTTGTCGGGCACCTCGGCGGGACTCGTCGCGGCGGTGCGGTGCGGCGATCCGGTCGGCGAGCTCCGGCCCGCGCGGGAGTGGACCGAGGAGTTCCTGGCCTGGGACCGCGACGACCACCGACCCCGGGTCACGAGGACATCGGACGGTTGGGCGTACCGGGGGAGCAGGGTCGTGACAGGTCGCCTGATCGGGGGCAACCTCGACACGATGGCCGCCCTGCTCGGCACGCCGTACTTCCCGGACCTCGCCGGAGCGGTCCTGTTCTGGGAGACGCTGACGACCGATCTAGGCGAGATCGACCGGCTCCTGCACCAGTTGGTCCGCAGTGGTGTCCTCGACGACGTGGTCGGCCTGCTCGTCGGTCGTACCTTCCGTGGCAACCCGGGCCTGGAGGCTGACGTTCGGCGCCTGGTGGCCGAGCGGTTCGCCGACCCGGACATTCCCGTTGTCACCGGCATGGACATCGGACACACCGACCCGATGCTCACGCTGCCGATCGGGGTACGGGCCCGGATCGACCCGGGCGCCCAGCAGGTGGAGATCCTCGATGCAGCCATCCGGTGA
- a CDS encoding aminotransferase class III-fold pyridoxal phosphate-dependent enzyme produces the protein MSGSQLVDITTTSVGRATLIDTYESFFARVRFSGRFRVVVTIDPAYGVQADELARVMDYLADLPGRHPIVESVDTERFTHQVGLSAALRVLFAMSTTEFGVHLEDDWRFTDDIDLDALIDDLDRFDSTEIVLTNSHVARGGTFTRTGEVERVVGSKSALLRLTSASWAANYLPLCPHLHRGRRWMPAVARALALSDDDACPDERVRELVAAERAASVHNVLWTEAVVAHDIGRAWLAARGRYRAITPESTATAATSLPRLGSGEALELTRSDQWRQRAEALIPGMTQTYLKRPLNFCEGEYPVYLERGSGAIVHDVDGNAYVDFVCALGAATLGHSHPVVTNTIRERVGRGVLPSLPSPSEVTAAERMVAAIPGVEMVRFLKTGADACSAAIRLARYVTGRDDIIGAGYHGWHDQLMCVGPGIPEGIARMCTRVALATEDDDERLVSTVERSGNRLAAVLLSTPYHRRLTREFLLRLRAACDATGALLVLDEVVTGFRLAPGGLGQFLDVPADLLCFSKGIAAGLPISALAGPAHRMRPLADLVVSTTFGGETLSLEVLKAVLGEYAAGDYYQRIARLGRRLRDGFNGCAAERGLDPVVVGYDPMPCLRFSPDPPTHQRVAARFVGAMARRGVLLRRDVNFINAAHTEAQVDHAVEAAGKVLGQIAVTSR, from the coding sequence GTGTCCGGGTCCCAGCTTGTTGACATCACCACGACCTCGGTCGGCCGCGCCACCCTGATCGACACGTACGAGAGCTTTTTCGCCCGGGTACGGTTCAGCGGGCGGTTTCGGGTGGTGGTGACGATCGACCCCGCGTACGGCGTGCAGGCCGACGAGCTGGCCCGGGTGATGGACTACCTGGCGGACCTGCCGGGCCGGCACCCGATCGTCGAGTCCGTCGACACGGAGCGCTTCACGCACCAGGTCGGCCTCTCCGCCGCGCTGCGGGTGCTGTTCGCGATGTCCACGACGGAGTTCGGCGTCCACCTCGAGGACGACTGGCGGTTCACCGACGACATCGACCTGGACGCGCTGATCGACGACCTGGACCGGTTCGACAGCACGGAGATCGTGCTGACCAACTCACACGTGGCCCGAGGTGGGACGTTCACCCGTACCGGTGAGGTCGAGCGGGTCGTCGGGTCGAAATCGGCCCTGCTCCGGCTGACCTCGGCGAGCTGGGCGGCCAACTACCTGCCGCTGTGTCCGCACCTGCACCGCGGGCGTCGTTGGATGCCAGCCGTCGCCCGGGCCCTCGCCCTCAGCGATGACGACGCCTGCCCGGACGAACGTGTCCGAGAACTCGTCGCGGCGGAACGCGCCGCTTCCGTCCACAACGTCTTGTGGACCGAGGCAGTGGTCGCACACGACATCGGCCGGGCCTGGCTGGCCGCCCGAGGCCGGTACCGGGCGATAACCCCGGAAAGTACTGCCACCGCCGCGACCTCGCTACCCCGGCTGGGCAGTGGTGAGGCGCTCGAGCTGACCCGGTCGGACCAGTGGCGACAGCGGGCCGAGGCGTTGATCCCGGGGATGACCCAGACCTACCTGAAACGCCCGCTGAACTTCTGTGAGGGTGAGTACCCGGTCTACCTGGAGCGGGGTTCCGGCGCCATCGTCCACGACGTCGACGGCAACGCGTACGTGGACTTCGTCTGCGCCCTCGGCGCGGCCACGCTCGGTCACAGCCACCCGGTCGTCACCAACACCATCCGGGAGCGGGTCGGCCGCGGGGTGCTGCCGTCACTTCCGTCTCCGTCCGAGGTGACCGCGGCCGAGCGAATGGTCGCCGCGATCCCCGGCGTGGAGATGGTCCGGTTTCTCAAGACCGGCGCGGACGCGTGCTCGGCGGCGATCCGACTGGCCCGGTATGTGACCGGACGGGACGACATCATCGGCGCCGGCTACCACGGTTGGCACGACCAGCTCATGTGTGTCGGGCCCGGGATACCGGAGGGCATCGCGCGGATGTGCACGCGGGTCGCCCTGGCCACCGAGGATGACGACGAACGACTCGTTTCCACAGTGGAGCGGTCCGGTAACCGGCTTGCGGCGGTCCTCCTCTCCACCCCCTACCATCGGCGGCTGACCCGGGAGTTCCTGCTGCGCCTGCGGGCCGCCTGCGACGCGACGGGGGCACTACTCGTACTCGACGAGGTCGTCACCGGGTTCCGACTCGCACCGGGCGGTCTGGGCCAGTTCCTCGACGTACCGGCCGATCTGCTCTGCTTCTCCAAGGGCATCGCGGCCGGCCTGCCGATCTCCGCCCTGGCCGGGCCGGCCCACCGGATGCGCCCCTTGGCCGACCTCGTCGTGTCGACCACGTTCGGCGGCGAGACCCTCTCCCTCGAGGTGTTGAAAGCCGTGCTCGGGGAGTACGCGGCCGGCGACTACTACCAGCGGATCGCGCGACTCGGACGTCGGCTCCGGGACGGATTCAACGGCTGTGCCGCCGAGCGCGGCCTGGATCCCGTGGTCGTCGGTTACGACCCGATGCCGTGCCTGCGATTCAGCCCCGATCCACCGACACATCAACGGGTTGCCGCCAGATTCGTCGGCGCGATGGCGCGCCGGGGCGTACTCCTGCGCCGCGACGTCAACTTCATCAACGCCGCGCACACCGAGGCCCAGGTGGACCATGCCGTCGAGGCGGCCGGGAAGGTCCTCGGGCAGATTGCGGTGACGTCGCGATGA
- a CDS encoding response regulator, whose amino-acid sequence MDVSQPDERSIRLVIADDHTLFRQGIRELLGGVPGLDVLAEGATGDEAIALTAQFRPDLLLLDVEMPGPGPRAVLRRVAQINPHTRIVILTMHEESVLVHELLKRGAAAYLVKTIACDELVAALRSVCRDQSSVLLRISRGTFEGLDQARPETNPLSAREHEVLCLAAEALSNTEIAHRLFIAEGTVKRHLTNIYAKLGAVSRIDAIRKAAAARLLPAIDDDDQPSRHPPPAVLT is encoded by the coding sequence ATGGATGTGAGCCAACCCGACGAGCGGTCGATCCGGCTGGTCATCGCAGACGACCACACACTGTTCCGACAGGGAATCCGGGAACTGCTCGGCGGCGTACCGGGACTCGACGTACTCGCCGAGGGGGCGACTGGCGACGAGGCGATCGCACTGACCGCGCAGTTCCGCCCCGACCTGCTCCTGCTCGACGTGGAGATGCCCGGTCCCGGCCCACGGGCCGTACTGCGTAGGGTCGCCCAGATCAATCCGCATACCCGGATCGTCATCCTCACCATGCACGAGGAGTCGGTCCTCGTGCACGAGCTGCTCAAGCGGGGCGCGGCGGCGTACCTGGTGAAGACGATCGCCTGCGACGAGCTGGTCGCCGCGCTCCGCTCGGTCTGCCGGGACCAGTCGAGCGTGCTGCTGCGAATCTCCCGTGGGACCTTCGAGGGTCTCGACCAGGCACGGCCGGAAACCAACCCGCTCTCGGCCCGAGAGCACGAAGTCCTCTGCCTGGCCGCGGAGGCGTTGAGCAACACGGAGATCGCCCATCGGTTGTTCATCGCGGAGGGAACAGTCAAGCGGCACCTCACGAACATCTACGCGAAGCTCGGCGCGGTCTCCCGCATCGACGCGATCCGCAAGGCCGCCGCCGCCCGTCTCCTGCCGGCGATCGACGATGACGACCAGCCGTCCCGACACCCGCCACCGGCCGTGTTGACCTGA
- the metG gene encoding methionine--tRNA ligase has translation MPATAYVSTTIPYVNARPHLGHAFEYVQADSISRHLTMTGREVYFLTGSDENSLKNVLAAEKAGMTTQALVDRNVSYFEELLASLGVVTTAFIRTSIDPHHLAGAAEVWRRLDANDDIYAKDYAGLYCVGCEQFYEPSDLVDGKCPEHLVEPELVSERNYFFRLSRYGDQLAEAIESGRLQVHPHTRLNETLSFIRSGLADISISRSATRARGWGIPVPGDPSQVMYVWIDALTNYINTFDWIQDDPGYHRYWADAERRIHVLGKGVLRFHAVYWPAMLLAAKLPLPTDVMVHGYITNAGQKLSKSLGNAVDPEELVAAFGQDAVRYYLLAELSPFGDGDFAEERLVARYNNDLANGIGNLASRLTSMVERYRGGTVPARGEAGDLEVELESRTADAVRDSVAAMDRFDHREALARIGELVRRSNAYVGERAPWHLAKAADAGDEDAARTLDAVLYCGIDVVRRIAILLRPFIPAGSGRLLGAVGEDPAASLDSLTELAGRKVVKAGPIFPRIEL, from the coding sequence ATGCCAGCCACCGCTTACGTTTCCACCACGATCCCCTATGTGAACGCGCGTCCGCATCTCGGGCACGCGTTCGAGTACGTCCAGGCGGACTCGATCTCCCGGCATCTGACCATGACGGGCCGTGAGGTCTACTTCCTCACCGGCTCGGACGAGAACAGCCTGAAGAACGTGCTGGCCGCCGAGAAGGCCGGCATGACCACGCAGGCCCTGGTCGACCGCAACGTGAGCTACTTCGAGGAGCTGTTGGCCTCGCTCGGCGTCGTAACGACCGCGTTCATCCGCACCAGCATCGACCCGCACCACCTGGCCGGGGCGGCGGAGGTCTGGCGTCGGCTCGATGCCAACGACGACATCTACGCCAAGGATTACGCTGGCCTGTACTGCGTCGGCTGCGAGCAGTTCTACGAGCCGTCCGACCTCGTCGACGGGAAGTGCCCGGAGCACCTCGTCGAGCCGGAGCTGGTGAGCGAGCGCAACTACTTCTTCCGACTGTCCCGCTACGGCGACCAACTCGCCGAGGCCATCGAGTCGGGCCGACTCCAGGTCCACCCGCACACCCGGCTCAACGAAACGCTCAGCTTCATCCGCAGCGGCCTGGCCGACATCAGCATCTCCCGGTCGGCGACCCGGGCGCGCGGCTGGGGCATCCCGGTTCCCGGGGATCCGAGCCAGGTCATGTACGTCTGGATCGACGCGCTCACCAACTACATCAACACGTTCGACTGGATCCAGGACGACCCGGGCTATCACCGCTACTGGGCCGACGCCGAGCGGCGCATCCATGTCCTGGGCAAGGGTGTGCTGCGATTCCACGCCGTCTACTGGCCGGCCATGCTGCTCGCGGCCAAGCTGCCGCTGCCGACCGACGTCATGGTGCACGGATACATCACCAACGCCGGCCAGAAACTGAGCAAGTCTCTCGGTAACGCGGTCGACCCGGAGGAACTGGTCGCCGCCTTCGGGCAGGATGCCGTCCGGTACTACCTGCTGGCCGAGCTCTCCCCGTTCGGTGATGGCGACTTTGCCGAGGAGCGCCTGGTCGCCCGGTACAACAACGATCTCGCCAACGGCATCGGCAATCTCGCCAGCCGGCTGACCTCGATGGTGGAACGGTACCGGGGCGGGACAGTGCCGGCGCGAGGCGAGGCCGGCGACCTCGAGGTTGAACTGGAGTCCCGGACAGCCGACGCCGTCCGCGACAGTGTGGCCGCGATGGACCGGTTCGACCATCGGGAGGCGCTGGCCCGGATCGGCGAGTTGGTCCGGCGCAGCAACGCCTACGTCGGCGAGCGGGCACCCTGGCACCTGGCCAAGGCGGCCGACGCCGGTGACGAGGACGCGGCCCGTACGCTGGACGCCGTGCTGTACTGCGGCATCGACGTCGTACGACGCATCGCGATCCTGCTGCGGCCGTTCATTCCGGCCGGCAGCGGTCGGCTGCTCGGCGCGGTCGGCGAGGACCCGGCCGCGAGCCTCGACTCGCTGACCGAACTGGCCGGCCGTAAGGTGGTCAAGGCGGGTCCGATCTTCCCGAGGATCGAGCTGTGA
- a CDS encoding aminoglycoside phosphotransferase family protein, with protein MTGAPGLSSLLSNGSHRTAWADLPDEVRHWAEGLLGGPVVEAVTTAGGFSPGAVCRLRTSGGRRAFVKAVSSRVNERSAELHRRELRVAAGLHTDPAVPTLWGGYDDGVWVALMSDDVGGTTPRLPWRNDDVLRVLTALAEFQRRNTPARVDGLEQAAVANATALRAWQRLAEAPPADLDDWSRRNLERLAAVEATWPSLTHGDGLLHGDLRADNIVLAGAEVMLVDWPWASLGPGWLDVVNFAPTVTTMGGPEPEWVLAHSPSMRDAPSEGVTAAAVAAAGFYTEQEHLPPPPGLWDPRPWQRAQARTCRDWIRHRTGWR; from the coding sequence GTGACCGGAGCGCCCGGCCTGAGTTCGCTCCTGTCGAACGGGAGCCATCGGACGGCCTGGGCGGATCTGCCGGACGAGGTCCGGCACTGGGCTGAGGGACTTCTTGGTGGGCCGGTCGTCGAGGCGGTGACCACGGCCGGTGGTTTCTCGCCGGGTGCGGTCTGCCGGCTTCGCACGTCCGGTGGTCGCCGTGCGTTCGTCAAAGCGGTCTCCTCACGGGTGAACGAGCGCTCAGCCGAGCTGCACCGGCGCGAACTGCGGGTGGCGGCCGGTCTGCACACGGATCCGGCGGTACCGACCCTGTGGGGCGGCTACGACGACGGGGTCTGGGTCGCGCTCATGTCCGACGATGTCGGCGGTACGACCCCGCGCCTGCCGTGGCGGAACGATGACGTACTGCGGGTGCTGACCGCGCTGGCCGAATTCCAGCGGCGCAACACGCCGGCGCGGGTCGACGGCCTCGAGCAGGCTGCCGTGGCCAACGCGACGGCGCTGCGGGCCTGGCAGCGACTCGCCGAAGCACCGCCGGCCGATCTCGACGACTGGTCGCGCCGGAATCTCGAACGGTTGGCCGCGGTCGAGGCGACCTGGCCCAGCCTCACCCACGGGGACGGCCTGCTGCACGGCGACCTCCGCGCTGACAACATCGTGCTGGCCGGGGCGGAGGTCATGTTGGTGGACTGGCCGTGGGCGAGTCTCGGCCCCGGCTGGCTCGACGTGGTCAACTTCGCCCCGACCGTGACGACGATGGGCGGCCCCGAACCCGAGTGGGTTCTCGCGCACTCCCCCAGCATGCGCGACGCACCTTCGGAGGGCGTGACCGCGGCGGCGGTCGCGGCCGCTGGCTTCTACACCGAACAGGAACATCTGCCACCGCCACCGGGCCTGTGGGACCCCCGGCCCTGGCAGCGGGCGCAGGCGCGTACCTGCCGCGACTGGATCCGGCACCGGACGGGCTGGCGGTAG